The Mangrovibacillus cuniculi sequence GCCCATGCGTTACCAACTAATCCTAAGATTGTATCACTTGGATTAATAGCCATTAAGATCGCCACAATGGCTACTAAGAATACAGAGATACGACCAACTAATACTAATTCTTTATCAGAAGCATTACGGCGTAGGAATGATTTGTAGAAGTCTTCTGTTAAAGCACTAGAAGTAACTAGTAGCTGAGAAGAAATCGTACTCATGATAGCTGCAAGGATTGCTGCTAGTAAGAAACCTGTAATGTAGTTGTTAAATAATACATCAGAGAAATAAATAAAGATAGTTTCTGGATTTTCTAACGTTCCTCCATTAACCGTTACATATGCAACCCCGACAAGACCTACTGCTAGAGCACCGATGATGGAAACAATCATCCATGATAAACCGATACGACGTGCAGGCTTTAATTCTTTAACAGATTTAATCGCCATAAATCGAACGATAATATGTGGTTGACCAAAGTATCCAAGTCCCCAAGCAAGGGAAGAAATGATACTAAGTAGTCCAACACCAGTAAAGAAACTTAATAGTGATGGGTCAACGCTTTCTACCGTATCTAATACCGTTCCAACGCCACCTAAGTCAGTAAACGCTACAACTGGTACTAAGATTAAAGCGAAGAACATGATACATCCTTGAACGAAGTCCGTTAAACTTACAGCAAGGAATCCTCCGAATAACGTGTAGGCAATTACAACACCTGCTGTTACCCATAGTCCAACTTGATAGTTTAACCCAAATGCCGATTCAAATAACGTACCACCTGAAACCATTCCAGACATTGTGTAAAGTGTGAAGAAAATAATGATTACTATACCTGACACTAGTCGTAAAATACGTTTCTTATCTCCAAAGCGATTTTCCAAGAAATCTGGAATTGTGATTGAATCGTTTGCAACTTCTGTGTAAACACGTAATCTTGGAGCAAGTAGTAAATAGTTTAAATATGCTCCTATAGAGAGACCGATCGCAATCCACGCACTGGAAAGACCAGTAGCATACATCGCACCTGGCAGACCCATAAGCATCCAACCACTCATGTCAGAAGCTCCTGCTGACATAGCAGTTACCCAAGGTCCTAATTGACGTCCTCCTAGCATGTACTCCGATAGGTTACCCGTAGATTTTTTGTACGCATAGACACCGATAAGTAGCATCCCGATAAAGTAAATGGCTAACGATATACCTATTCCTATATCCATACATCTCTCCCTTTCAAGTTTTTTAAGCACGCTTAAAAACGCACTTTCCTATATAACGCTAACAAACTATACCCAGTGTCTCAACCATGTAAACGTAATGTTACAAATTTGTGACAAGCTATAATTACCATTA is a genomic window containing:
- the putP gene encoding sodium/proline symporter PutP, with the translated sequence MDIGIGISLAIYFIGMLLIGVYAYKKSTGNLSEYMLGGRQLGPWVTAMSAGASDMSGWMLMGLPGAMYATGLSSAWIAIGLSIGAYLNYLLLAPRLRVYTEVANDSITIPDFLENRFGDKKRILRLVSGIVIIIFFTLYTMSGMVSGGTLFESAFGLNYQVGLWVTAGVVIAYTLFGGFLAVSLTDFVQGCIMFFALILVPVVAFTDLGGVGTVLDTVESVDPSLLSFFTGVGLLSIISSLAWGLGYFGQPHIIVRFMAIKSVKELKPARRIGLSWMIVSIIGALAVGLVGVAYVTVNGGTLENPETIFIYFSDVLFNNYITGFLLAAILAAIMSTISSQLLVTSSALTEDFYKSFLRRNASDKELVLVGRISVFLVAIVAILMAINPSDTILGLVGNAWAGFGAAFGPVILMSLYWKGMTRWGALAGMLVGTFTVIIWISIEALKSTIYEMVPGVILAALAAYVVSLVTNNGKEISDETLETFDRYEAKLKEEQAK